Within Bacillus sp. E(2018), the genomic segment CATATGCCAAGACTTCTGTAAGTTTATCTTCTCGCTTATTGTTTTCTTGAATACCGCCACCAATGACTTCAAAACCTTCTTCATTAACACTCCATTGTCTTCCTTGAGACCAAATACGTGTAACCGTCATCTTATTTTGAGTTAATGTTCCCGTTTTATCAGAGCAGATAACAGTTGCACAGCCTAATGTTTCTACAGACGGCAACTTTCTTACAATTGCACGTTTTCGAATCATTTTTTGAACACCTAACGCCAGTGCGATCGTAACGATAGCCGGAAGTCCTTCAGGAATAGCAGCAACAGCTAACGACACACCTGCTAAGATCATGCTATAGAGGTCATGCCCTTGCATAACACCTGCTAGAACAACTAAGACAGTTAACAACAAAGCAAGCGCGATTAAAATTTTCCCCAGTTGTTCAAGTTTCATCTGAAGAGGCGTTGCAATGTTTTCAGCAGTTTGTATGAGGTGTGCGATCTTCCCCATCTCGGTTTTCATGCCTGTCGCTACAACGATACCTTGTCCCGTTCCTCTTGTTACCATCGTGCCCATGAACGCCATGTTCTCTTGATCTCCAAGGTTCAGATCTTCAGCAGAAATGAGATTGTTATGCTTTTGTGCAGGAACTGATTCTCCTGTAAGTGCTGATTCCTCGATCTGCAATCCTGAAGTTTTTAAAAGTCTAATATCTGCTCCTACACGATCACCGCTTTTTACTTTTATAACATCGCCTGTTACGACGTCTTTCGCAGCGATTGAGACCCATTTGCCTTCTCTTAGAACCTGCGCACTCGGTGCAGATAATTCTTTTAGTGAAGCTAAGGATTTTTCTGCTTTTCTCTCTTGGATGAACCCAAGAATGCCGTTCATCACCACGATTAGGATAATGGCGATCGCGTCTAAATATTCTCCTAAAAAACCAGATAACAATGTAGCCGCTAAAAGGACGAGGACCATAAAGTCTTTAAATTGCGCAAGGAACATTAAGATGGCAGACTGCTTCTTTCCTTCTTCTAGCTGATTCGGTCCATCTAACTTTAACCTTCGTTCTTGCTCACTTTTCGAGAGCCCACTCTCCATCCTGCTGTTAAGAATGGATTCAATTTCGTCTTGCGGCAGCTGGTACCAATTCATAGCTTCCACCTCTGATAAGATTAGTTAATAGCATTTATATGCAGGCATGTCCGCAAAAATGCTATACTATGAATCAGAAATAAGAGGTGACCATAACATGAGTTTTGACGGAATAATGACACGTGCCATAACAACTGAACTACAAAACACGCTTACTTCAGGACGTATCTCAAAAGTTTATCAGCCGCATAAGACAGATCTTGTTTTTACAATCCGTGCAAATGGAAAAAATCATAAACTTTTATTATCTGCTAATCCTTCTTTCGCAAGAGTGCATCTTACTGAACATACGTATGAGAATCCAGATACGCCTCCTATGTTTTGTATGCTTCTTAGAAAGCATTTGGAAGGCGCTTTTATTGAAAAGATCGAACAGCTTGATCTTGAGAGAATCATAACGATTACCGTTAAAAATAGAGATGAGATCGGGGACGAAACGACTAAAGTACTTTATATTGAAATCATGGGTAGACATAGCAACATTATTTTAGTCGACCAAAAATCACAGAAGATCGTTGATAGTATAAAGCACATTCCTAGCTTTCAGAACCGTCATCGTACCATTCTTCCAGGATTTGAGTACATCATGCCTCCTGCACAAGAAAAAACAGATCCTTTTACAATGACAAATGTAGATGAATTTGTTTCTAAGATTTCTTGGAACGAAGGAAAATTGGATAAACAACTCGTAAACAGATTCAGCGGGTTCTCTCCTTTAATCGCTAAAGAAATCGTGCATAGAGCAGGACTCTCGGTTAAAAACGAAGTGGCCGACGCCTTTTTCAGTGTGATGAAGCAACTATCAAATCAAGAATATGAACCTCAAATGATCACAAACGATAAGAAAGAATATTTTTCTATTCTCCCTCTTCATCATGTGACAGGAGAAAGCCGATCCTTTGATACGGTGAGTCAGATGCTTGATCGGTATTTTTATGGTAAAGCGGATCGTGACCGAATTAAACAACAAGCAAACGATCTTGAAAAATATCTCTCGAACGAATATGACAAGATTAAGAAAAAGATCGGAAAATTAGAGAAAGAACTTCAACAAACGCATAATGCCGAGGAGTATCAACGAAAAGGAGAACTTCTTACAGCGTACATGTATTTGGCGAAAAAGGGAGATAAGGAAGTTGAGGTAGAAGATTACTTCACAGATGATCAACCACTTGTAAAAATCACGCTTGATCCTCTTAAATCACCTGCTGATAACGCACAAAGCTACTTTAAAAAATATGGAAAACTAAAAAAATCGGTTTCTATTATTAAAGATCAGATTGAAAAAGCAAAGAATGAATTGCTCTATTTTGAGCGTCTGATCGTTCAGATGGATTCAGCATCCATGAAAGATGTTGAAGAAATTAGAGAAGAGCTAGGTGAAGGCGGCTATTTAAAACATAGACAAAGTAAGAACAAGAAAAAACAAAACAAGACGCCTCAGCCTGAAAAGTTCACATCTACTGATGGAACAGAAATCTTAGTCGGTAAGAATAATAAACAGAACGACTATCTTACCTTTAAGTTATCGAGAGCAAATGAGACGTGGCTTCATACGAAGGATATTCCTGGTTCTCATGTTTTAATACGCTCGTCGAGTCCAAGTGAAACAGCTATTAAAGAAGCTGCTGTTTTGGCAGGATTTTTTAGCAAAGCCAAGAATTCGAGTTCGGTTCCTGTAGACTTTACGTTAGTAAAACATGTGAAGAAGCCTAATGGGGCAAAGCCTGGATTCGTTATTTATGATAATCAGCAGACGCTTTTCGTGACGCCGGATGAAGATCTGGTTTTTCGGTTGAAGAAGTAAGCGATCTTGTAGTGCTTTGTAGAATTAGAAGGTGTTGATCTACGCTACAGAGTCCGAGATTGGACAGATTAATTGCTGAATTGGACAGATTGTATTCAAGATTGGACAGATTGTGACCCCAATCGGACAGATTATATAAGCAATTGGACAAATTCCCCACTCAATCGGACAGATTCTTATTTTTGAAGGTCATTTGGGGCGCTTAAATCATACGTTCTCCCTCTTGTTGCACCTGAATAGGCAATTTTAAAGATACTAAGAGCTTGAATGCTTACGTAAGTTACCATTTAAAAAACGCAGAGCAGCTTAACTTTAGCTGTTCTGCGTTTTTTTTGCTTTACTGATAATGGCGAGGCCACCTAACACTTCATGATGTTGAACCTCTGTAAAATGCAGGTTGTGCAGTAACTCTGTCATTTCATCAGTTGTATAGCGATGTCTTCGTGTACTCACATTTGACCATTTTAATAGGGCTGTTCGTTCAAACCCTGAGATATTATTTTCTTTTGCGTAAGAAGCAGCATTTTCTTGACTCATTCTTCCGCTTGGGTTCAGCATGACGATATAAGCATCATCTTTCAGAACACGATGAACCTCATGGATTCCTTTAGCTGGATCAGGTAGTAGAAACATTACACAAGTTGATAGAGCGAGATGAAACGAATGATCACGAAACGGAAGATTTTCTGCATCAGCAACGATAAACTCACTTTTACCACTTAACTCATGGTAAAAGAACTGCTGAATACTAGCTTTAACCATCTCTGAAGACAGATCAACACCGACCAATTTATTCGCTTCCTCGGCTCCCCGCAACAGCAATCTCCCTGTTCCACATCCCACATCTAGAACATCTTTTTCATTCCATGGTCCTGTTACTTCTTTTAGGTGATCATGAACTTTTTTTAGCCAAGTTGTCCTTGCCATGCTGTCAAAAAAGGATACAAGCTCATCGAATTCTTCACCGTTCATTTTTCTCAAAATGGATATCTCCTTAAGAAATCTATTTGGAAAAAGAGGCAGCTCCCCAATGTTCTGGGTCTTGTTGCCATTCTTTTAATAAAGAAAGCCCTTGTTCACTAATCTTTCCGCTTTCTTGTGCTTCCTCTATTAATGTACTAAAATTTGTTACGGTTTGAAAAGGAATATCCAACTCACCAAGTGCTTTGTCTGCCTTTTTCAGACCATAACTAAAGATGGCTACAACACCGAGCACTTCAATCCCTGCATCACGAAGAGCAAGTACGGATTGAATAGAGCTTTTGCCGGTTGAGATCAGGTCTTCAACCACTACTGCCTTCTTGCTTTTATTCGTTAACCCTTCAATTTGGTTCGTTTTTCCATGAGCTTTGGCACTCGACCGTACATAACACATCGGTAAATTCATCTGATCAGCTACAAAAGCAGCATGAGGAATACCTGCTGTTGCGGTTCCGGCAATAAGATCAGCCTCTGGATAATGTTTCTTGATCAGCTCAGAAAGCTCCCAAGCTACTTGTTTACGAATCTCAGGATAGGCAATAATCAACCGGTTATCGCAATAAATGGGAGACTTCATCCCAGAAGACCACGTGTATGGGTTTTCTGGTGACAGAGTTACAGCTTCAATGTTAAGCAAATGTTGGGAAGTTGTTGTTTTCATGATTATCTCTCCATTCATGTAATATTTGAGAATACGTTTTAACTGGGGTTTCTGATTGAGTGATACTTCTGCCGATCACCATATAATCCGAACCTTTTAACGCAGCTTCTTTGGGTGTCGCAACCCGAACTTGATCATGTGTATCAGAGCCGCTCGGACGAATGCCAGGAGTTACAGTCAAAAAGTCTTTTCCACAAACATCCTTGATCTTTATAGCTTCTTGTACAGAGCAAACGACACCATCTAATCCTGCATTTTTCGCAAGATCTGCATAATGAGTGACACAGTCTTTCATATCCACATTCTTGATCAGGAGCTCTTCGTTCAATACCTTTTCTGTTGTACTTGTAAGCTGGGTGACCGCAATCAATTTTGTATGGTCGGCACCAGCTGCCAGTAGACCTTCTTTTGCAGCCCTCATCATTTGAATTCCGCCTGCTGCATGAACATTTACCATGTCAATGTTCAGTCCACCTAATACCTTCATGGCTTTATGAACCGTTGTCGGGATGTCATGTAACTTTAAATCTAGGAAAATGCGAAAGTTTCTTTCTTTTAGCCATTTGATAAAAGAATGTCCTTCCGCATAAAAAAGCTCCATACCAACTTTTACATAAGGAGAATGTCCTTCAAAGTTTGATAAAAAGGATTTTACATAATCTGCATCCTTAAAATCTAACGCGATGATAACGGGGTTTTCCATTGTTTTGTACTCCTTCCTGTCATCTCACTAATATTTTCTACACCAATTTCATCTAACAGCTTAGGAAGTTGCTCGATGATCTCGGGACAAGCGTAAGGATTTACAAAGTTTGCAGTACCCACTGCAACCGCTGATGCACCAGCAGACATCATTTCAAGAACATCTTCTGCTGTGCTGACACCTCCCATACCGATAATCGGAAGAGAAATTTTTTGACTTACTTCATAAATCATCCGAATGGCTACCGGTTTTATAGCTGGCCCTGAAAGTCCACCTGTCTTGTTCGCAAGTATCGGATTACCTGTTCTCCAATCTAATTTCATACCAACTAGTGTATTGATCATCGAAAGACCGTCAGCCCCTGCTTCTTCTACTGCTTGTGCCATCTCAACAATGTTAGAGACATTTGGCGAAAGCTTCACATAAACGGGTTTTTCTGAGACAGCTTTCACCTTTCTCGTAAGATCAGCAGCAGATCTGTAGTGTGTACCAAACTGTATCCCACCTTCTTTCACATTCGGACAGGAAATATTTAGCTCTACAGCAGACACTTGAGGCGAGGATGAGATCTGTCTTGTCACTTCGATATATTCTTCTTCAGTAGATCCCGCAATATTAGCTAAGATCGGGATGTTAAAAGATTCCAAAGCCGGAATTTCATTTTCTAAAATTTTCTTTACACCTGGGTTCTGAAGCCCTATGGCATTTAACATTCCGCTCTCTGTTTCAGCCACTCGAGGGGTAGGATTGCCAAAACGCCCCTCTAGAGTAGCTGCTTTTATCGTAATCCCTCCTAGTACACTTAAGTCATACCACTTGGCATATTCTTTTCCGAATCCAAAACAGCCTGATGCAGGAAGAATAGGGTTTTTCATATTTAATCCTGGCAATGAAACATGCAACCTACTCATAGTACAACCTCCCCCATCTTAAATACCGGTCCATCACTACAAATTTTTACATATCCTGATTCTCTCGTTTCTGTTGGACACACACAGGCAAAACATGCTCCGATTCCACAGCCCATCCGTTCTTCTAATGAGAGATATCCTTGAAGACCTCCTGCTCTCTCTTCTACCGCTTTCAGCATGATTGCAGGTCCAACAGAATAGATGACAGGTTCATCGTTCATAACGTTCATCATCGCGTCTGTTACAAAACCTTTTATTCCAAGAGATCCATCAACAGTTGTCACGATGGTTTCACCAATTTCATTAAACTTTTCAATGTAAAAGCTGTCTTCAATCGATTGATAACCTAAAATAAATGTAACTTCTATTCCTTTTTTCTTCAGATGCTTACCCAGGTAATACAGCGGTGGCACACCGATTCCTCCCCCGATGAGGAGCGCTTTTTTGTTATGATCATTTTCTGCGATTTCAAACCCGTTACCTAGCGGACCTAGGACATCTACAACATCGCCAGCTGATTTAAGACTGAGCTGTTTCGTACCTTCTCCTTGCGCACGGTACAAGAGTGTTACTTCTTCTCGGGCAAGATCCACATCGCAGATCGAAAGTGGGCGACGCAATAGTTTTGACGATTGATTTCCTACAGAGACATGGAGAAACTGACCAGGTGTAGTAATGCTTCCTACACCAGGGCCAGTCAATTTCATCTCAAATATATTTCTTGCGATCTCTACATTTGATGTAATGTTCAACAAGTGCTTCTTCATACGAGCACCTTGTCTTTTTTTGTGAATGCTGAAAGCGCATGTGCTGAGAACGAGATCGACTCAAGTACTTCTAATAGAGCGACAGAAGTATCTAAGTTCGTCAAACATACGACTCCGTTCTCTGCACATTCTCTTCGAATGCGGAATCCATCTCTCGCTGGAATCTTTCCTTTTGTTAACGTGTTCACTACAAACTGCGCTTCGTCTTTACGAATAACTTCTAGGAGATTTCTTCCTTCTGATCCGATCTTACCTACAACATCAACAGGAATTCCTTCTTGTTCAATGATGTTCGCCGTTCCTTCTGTTGCCATAATTCTGTAGCCGATCTCGTAAAACCGCTTCACCATCTCTAGTGCTTCTTCTTTATCTTTATCTGCTACTGTAAAGAGTACCGTTCCGTGAGTTGGAATTTTCATACCTGAAGCGATCAAGCCCTTATAGAGTGCTTTTTGAAGGTTCTTATCTCTTCCCATCACTTCACCCGTTGATTTCATCTCAGGTCCCAAATACGTATCCACTCGACGCAGTTTAGCGAACGAGAACACAGGAACCTTGACTGAAACTTCATCTGCTTCTTTCTGATAACCCGTTTCGTATCCTTGACTAACTAGGTCCTCACCTAAAATGACTTTTGTAGCAACGTTCGCCATCGGTACCCCTGTGA encodes:
- the pyrE gene encoding orotate phosphoribosyltransferase, producing the protein MKTTTSQHLLNIEAVTLSPENPYTWSSGMKSPIYCDNRLIIAYPEIRKQVAWELSELIKKHYPEADLIAGTATAGIPHAAFVADQMNLPMCYVRSSAKAHGKTNQIEGLTNKSKKAVVVEDLISTGKSSIQSVLALRDAGIEVLGVVAIFSYGLKKADKALGELDIPFQTVTNFSTLIEEAQESGKISEQGLSLLKEWQQDPEHWGAASFSK
- a CDS encoding class I SAM-dependent methyltransferase, with translation MNGEEFDELVSFFDSMARTTWLKKVHDHLKEVTGPWNEKDVLDVGCGTGRLLLRGAEEANKLVGVDLSSEMVKASIQQFFYHELSGKSEFIVADAENLPFRDHSFHLALSTCVMFLLPDPAKGIHEVHRVLKDDAYIVMLNPSGRMSQENAASYAKENNISGFERTALLKWSNVSTRRHRYTTDEMTELLHNLHFTEVQHHEVLGGLAIISKAKKTQNS
- a CDS encoding dihydroorotate dehydrogenase, which translates into the protein MSRLHVSLPGLNMKNPILPASGCFGFGKEYAKWYDLSVLGGITIKAATLEGRFGNPTPRVAETESGMLNAIGLQNPGVKKILENEIPALESFNIPILANIAGSTEEEYIEVTRQISSSPQVSAVELNISCPNVKEGGIQFGTHYRSAADLTRKVKAVSEKPVYVKLSPNVSNIVEMAQAVEEAGADGLSMINTLVGMKLDWRTGNPILANKTGGLSGPAIKPVAIRMIYEVSQKISLPIIGMGGVSTAEDVLEMMSAGASAVAVGTANFVNPYACPEIIEQLPKLLDEIGVENISEMTGRSTKQWKTPLSSR
- a CDS encoding NFACT RNA binding domain-containing protein; protein product: MSFDGIMTRAITTELQNTLTSGRISKVYQPHKTDLVFTIRANGKNHKLLLSANPSFARVHLTEHTYENPDTPPMFCMLLRKHLEGAFIEKIEQLDLERIITITVKNRDEIGDETTKVLYIEIMGRHSNIILVDQKSQKIVDSIKHIPSFQNRHRTILPGFEYIMPPAQEKTDPFTMTNVDEFVSKISWNEGKLDKQLVNRFSGFSPLIAKEIVHRAGLSVKNEVADAFFSVMKQLSNQEYEPQMITNDKKEYFSILPLHHVTGESRSFDTVSQMLDRYFYGKADRDRIKQQANDLEKYLSNEYDKIKKKIGKLEKELQQTHNAEEYQRKGELLTAYMYLAKKGDKEVEVEDYFTDDQPLVKITLDPLKSPADNAQSYFKKYGKLKKSVSIIKDQIEKAKNELLYFERLIVQMDSASMKDVEEIREELGEGGYLKHRQSKNKKKQNKTPQPEKFTSTDGTEILVGKNNKQNDYLTFKLSRANETWLHTKDIPGSHVLIRSSSPSETAIKEAAVLAGFFSKAKNSSSVPVDFTLVKHVKKPNGAKPGFVIYDNQQTLFVTPDEDLVFRLKK
- a CDS encoding dihydroorotate dehydrogenase electron transfer subunit, with the protein product MKKHLLNITSNVEIARNIFEMKLTGPGVGSITTPGQFLHVSVGNQSSKLLRRPLSICDVDLAREEVTLLYRAQGEGTKQLSLKSAGDVVDVLGPLGNGFEIAENDHNKKALLIGGGIGVPPLYYLGKHLKKKGIEVTFILGYQSIEDSFYIEKFNEIGETIVTTVDGSLGIKGFVTDAMMNVMNDEPVIYSVGPAIMLKAVEERAGGLQGYLSLEERMGCGIGACFACVCPTETRESGYVKICSDGPVFKMGEVVL
- the pyrF gene encoding orotidine-5'-phosphate decarboxylase, giving the protein MENPVIIALDFKDADYVKSFLSNFEGHSPYVKVGMELFYAEGHSFIKWLKERNFRIFLDLKLHDIPTTVHKAMKVLGGLNIDMVNVHAAGGIQMMRAAKEGLLAAGADHTKLIAVTQLTSTTEKVLNEELLIKNVDMKDCVTHYADLAKNAGLDGVVCSVQEAIKIKDVCGKDFLTVTPGIRPSGSDTHDQVRVATPKEAALKGSDYMVIGRSITQSETPVKTYSQILHEWRDNHENNNFPTFA